Below is a genomic region from Anguilla anguilla isolate fAngAng1 chromosome 18, fAngAng1.pri, whole genome shotgun sequence.
ATTATCAGATCATACGCTTGACAGTCTTCTACAAACCAACTTGCAAAACATATGTTTTTCCAGCATAGAATTTTATAGTCATATTTTTTGGCtggaagaaataataataataataataatacatttaaaaaataacaataagaCCTACTCTGATTGGccccaaataataaaaatagcaaattgTGTGCCTATGTTACTGCAGGGCTAGGCCCCCTAATTACCTTCAGAAACATATTCAGATGCTGTGTATGTTTGAAGTGCTAATTCTTTCACAAAGTGAAAGCTtagtaatgtaatgaaagctCAAACAGCTggaaatgcagtattttttttttgcatttaagaTGAAGACCATTGTTTGGTCTTGAGAACTTGGTAGGATATGGCTCTTTTACTGAAATGTGCATGTAGAAATACAAAGTTAAAAACACTAAATTTTGGACAGTTTGATCTCAATCTCAAATGGGATTTACAGCCATTCTGTTCTTGGTATTGAATCAGACCTGCAACATTATCAGTCGTATTCTACCAAATCAATTTGTTCTGCTACTTTACTCTCtcccaaacacatgcacacaaacaaaatcatttcaaaagagTTTTCCCCATGTAAAGTTTTATTTGGAATTAATAATTATATCTCAGTGTTTGCAAACTTGAAGCACATATTCcataaatgcatgtgtgagGAGGACTGATTAACAGGAAGCATCAGAGCACATGGTGTATTGTCATGTGTACTGATTCAAAAAGAAATttgaatacaaatatgtatttctttcCCTCATAATTGTATCACTTCAAAGCAAGCAGATGTTACATAATTGCTTATTATAGCAATAATTACAGCCTAAACAAGGGTATATTATTGTGTGGCACTTTTATGATTGCTGACAAGACACATTGGACGATGACTGTCCCAGATTTGTCAGGAGGCCacctctgaccaatcagaagagaGAAGTGCATTGTACGAAGAGAAAAACAACGCAATCAAAGTGTCACCTCGAGCGGTTCATCAGTAGTGGAGTCTGTGGCTCTAGCTGTGATTAGATGAAAGTGATTCTTGtgtcgccccctggtggcggTGTTACACCAAAAAAATTGCGACAGTCAGATTCTGTGACCATAGTGGGTGTTGAGAGCAATTTCACCTAATTCACGGCCGGGTCACATATTTTGATAGCAGTGTGGCCATAACTGGTGGCCATAACTTGTGTATTGAGCCCTGTGAAAATTGCTTTAGTGAGACTTCACCTGGCTATATTTGGTCAATctctcagtcttttttttccatagttCAGACCAAGTCACATGCTACTCTAGGGTCACAGAATTTGACGGGTTATGGAGTGCGACGGCAGTTCTCACGGTCTGATCATCGGCGCTTTGTCTGAGGTCGTCTCCTCGTGCTCCGCGTCCTGGTATTCCTGCATTTTAGTCTCAGTCTCGCTTCCGACGGCGTACTTGTCGTTAAAACAGACGCGTCTCTTGTCGCGCTTGCCGGAGGGAACCTCCGACGCTTCCGCGGCCGGTTGGGCCTCCGGCGTCGCCTGGGCGCCGTCCCTCGAAGCCCGCTTGTCGCCCGCGCCGGGGAAGTAGGACAGCGCCGAGGTCCGGTTGCCGGCGGCGATGCGGAAGAAGGAGTACGTCTGCTCGGCCTCCCCGCCGTCGCTGGCGACGGTGGTCACCGTGGACGCGTCTTCGTAGCGGCCGGCCGCGCCGGCGGGCTCCTTGGCCGATGACCCGTTCTGCTTTTTGCTCAGGAGGAAGTAGGCGAAGCCCGTGACCAGGAGCATGGTGCCTGCAAATCATTTCATAACATCATAAaatagaatacattttatttatatagtccCTTTCGAGCAGAGAGCGCAGAGTGCTTTCCAAAGCAGATAAAAGTAAGGCGTAAAATGACGACACGGGGGGTAGGCTACAATAAAAGCAGAATACAAGGGAAGAACGAACGGCAAATAAAATAGCAACATAGAGTGTAGAAGAATAGAAGGCAATATGaaaacacaaagaataaaacaaagaa
It encodes:
- the tmem72 gene encoding transmembrane protein 72, which codes for MGTSAVWMVVECACRILGVSTAAVMCAVGVETLRQGEFHSLAVYLLVSSAGMLVFELSFFTDILLMWCLPCPPKWKVFVLWKKLATLGGFQKFLYYTLMSVVCFLHPVLLWHAVIPGTMLLVTGFAYFLLSKKQNGSSAKEPAGAAGRYEDASTVTTVASDGGEAEQTYSFFRIAAGNRTSALSYFPGAGDKRASRDGAQATPEAQPAAEASEVPSGKRDKRRVCFNDKYAVGSETETKMQEYQDAEHEETTSDKAPMIRP